The following proteins are co-located in the Candidatus Planktophila lacus genome:
- a CDS encoding DUF305 domain-containing protein — translation MFRKLIIAAIVAISFFPSNPATATSHGKTLSNLNNNDIMFAQMMIPHHQQAIDMSKYAQKNSSNREIKALASAISSAQGREITQMKYWLSATKSPATMGHHMDMNGMISDKQMKELSALKGAKFDKAFLSAMIEHHQGALEMVELLNSTKNAEAKKLAKEIIRVQKAEISSMKKLLAKSA, via the coding sequence ATGTTTAGAAAACTAATTATTGCAGCGATTGTTGCTATTTCATTCTTTCCCAGCAACCCTGCCACTGCGACCTCGCATGGCAAAACACTTTCAAACTTAAATAACAACGACATCATGTTCGCTCAAATGATGATTCCGCATCATCAACAAGCGATAGATATGTCCAAATATGCTCAGAAGAATAGTTCCAATAGAGAGATAAAGGCGCTGGCGTCGGCTATCTCATCAGCCCAAGGGAGAGAAATTACGCAGATGAAGTATTGGCTGAGCGCCACTAAATCACCGGCGACTATGGGCCATCACATGGATATGAACGGCATGATCTCAGATAAGCAGATGAAGGAGTTGAGCGCCCTAAAGGGAGCTAAATTCGATAAAGCATTCTTGAGCGCAATGATCGAACATCACCAGGGAGCCCTGGAAATGGTGGAACTTTTAAATTCAACTAAGAACGCAGAAGCGAAAAAATTGGCAAAGGAAATAATCCGAGTGCAAAAAGCTGAGATTTCTTCGATGAAGAAGCTATTGGCCAAGTCCGCTTAA
- a CDS encoding WD40/YVTN/BNR-like repeat-containing protein, with translation MRPVKIMATVFALALTQISPLSAATFDSVSHIHGIKAFNNTILMGTHEGLFEFVAQNSMKPIGKDRFDIMGLDSNGATLFASGHPSANSKLPNPVGLLRSVDGGKTWKSLSLLGEVDFHFLEVSGSQIYGGNATDGSLMYSKNLGKSWKRIGEMKYTDIAILPGTQGGALAIEKGKLFKTSNSFANSTAVSFKSEIAAVESVGKDLYIASKNQIFRSTDQAKSWEIFKSYKADISDFSVSSKILAAIVAGEVLTIKVGA, from the coding sequence ATGCGACCAGTAAAAATTATGGCAACGGTATTTGCGCTAGCGCTTACACAAATCTCACCGTTAAGTGCCGCCACCTTTGATTCGGTCTCACATATTCACGGGATCAAAGCATTTAATAACACAATCTTGATGGGCACTCACGAAGGCTTATTTGAGTTTGTCGCTCAAAACAGTATGAAACCAATCGGTAAAGATCGCTTTGACATCATGGGTTTGGACAGCAACGGCGCAACTCTCTTTGCCAGCGGACACCCAAGTGCAAATTCAAAGCTACCCAACCCAGTCGGCCTCCTGCGCTCAGTTGATGGCGGCAAAACTTGGAAGTCATTATCGCTCCTTGGCGAAGTAGATTTTCACTTTCTAGAAGTATCTGGTTCTCAAATTTATGGTGGTAATGCGACAGATGGTTCGCTGATGTATTCCAAGAATCTAGGTAAAAGTTGGAAGCGAATCGGTGAAATGAAATATACAGATATCGCAATTTTACCTGGCACACAGGGTGGCGCCTTAGCAATTGAAAAGGGAAAGCTATTTAAAACCAGTAACTCATTTGCGAATTCCACTGCGGTATCTTTCAAATCTGAAATAGCGGCTGTGGAGAGCGTTGGCAAAGATCTTTACATTGCTTCAAAGAATCAGATCTTCCGCTCAACGGATCAGGCCAAAAGTTGGGAAATCTTTAAAAGCTACAAAGCTGATATTTCAGATTTCTCAGTCTCATCAAAGATATTGGCAGCCATTGTCGCCGGAGAGGTATTAACCATTAAAGTAGGCGCATGA
- a CDS encoding C40 family peptidase, with the protein MNAYISGGGLTDLESILSSNGPQDVIDRLSTLDNLGEGNKTALRRFKVAEDIAEAAKIKAEVAKANQAAVTVRVAAAKKEADDARSEQQKEVDKLQAVQDKLQRDLASAKKVRITLEQKRQLAILEETRANEASKTKTQSKIWKGGGPTGVSRIRTTEEQRLKVVEFAKKQVLAGKPYIWGSEGPNAFDCSGLVYAAFKSVGLGWPIWDRLNSSLYYTYTKQIPIAEMQPGDLIFYSYKGTQSTIHHISIYAGNGMMWEARSTKTGLRYSNIYSVEGMMPYAGRV; encoded by the coding sequence ATGAATGCATATATTTCAGGCGGTGGCTTAACAGATCTCGAATCAATTCTGAGTTCTAACGGACCACAGGATGTAATAGATCGATTATCAACTTTAGATAATTTAGGTGAGGGAAATAAAACTGCGCTAAGACGATTTAAAGTCGCTGAAGATATAGCAGAGGCGGCGAAGATTAAGGCAGAAGTTGCCAAAGCAAATCAAGCTGCAGTGACCGTCCGTGTTGCCGCGGCAAAGAAAGAGGCAGATGATGCCCGTAGCGAGCAGCAGAAAGAAGTTGATAAATTACAGGCTGTTCAAGATAAGTTGCAGCGAGATTTAGCATCAGCGAAGAAAGTTCGCATTACCTTGGAACAGAAGCGACAGTTGGCGATCTTGGAAGAAACGCGCGCTAACGAAGCTAGCAAAACCAAGACGCAGTCAAAAATTTGGAAAGGCGGAGGACCAACTGGCGTCTCCCGGATCAGGACCACGGAAGAACAACGTTTAAAGGTAGTTGAATTTGCTAAGAAACAAGTCTTAGCCGGCAAGCCATATATCTGGGGTAGTGAAGGACCAAATGCCTTTGACTGTTCTGGTCTTGTTTATGCCGCCTTTAAATCGGTTGGACTAGGTTGGCCGATTTGGGATCGCTTAAACTCAAGCCTTTATTACACCTACACAAAACAGATCCCAATTGCAGAGATGCAACCCGGTGATCTAATTTTCTACTCATATAAGGGAACCCAAAGCACCATTCACCATATAAGTATTTACGCTGGAAATGGCATGATGTGGGAAGCGCGTTCTACCAAAACTGGCCTTCGTTATTCAAATATCTATAGCGTCGAAGGCATGATGCCATATGCAGGAAGAGTTTAA
- a CDS encoding C40 family peptidase, protein MMRIILVFALFLTSLITSPSAVAAPSVASAQRDVNRLRTLAAEKFEAANEANIRIKQLEKENSALVAKEAVLKEKLNASSEILARIAIANFQGHGFGKTVDLMFSADPTQYLSDASVLEIITRGYSQELQEFTRNKQKVEASRYVVSDKTELLKREKLRLNKEVASAKTALAKAEKILKSLKKEDRERLAREEAEREDKILNDSKKYAASYAGDNSRGSIALKYALKQIGDIYVWAAAGPTRWDCSGLTMRAYQTAGVSLPHSSRIQVKYGKPISYNALKPGDLLFFGKPISHVSLYMGGGKMVQAPRPGKRVEVVKLTKRFGSKPFVGARRL, encoded by the coding sequence ATGATGCGCATAATTCTCGTCTTTGCCTTATTTCTAACTTCTCTCATCACTTCACCTTCTGCGGTAGCGGCGCCATCGGTTGCTTCTGCCCAGCGCGATGTGAACCGACTTAGGACACTGGCTGCTGAAAAATTTGAAGCAGCCAATGAGGCAAATATTAGAATTAAGCAGCTTGAGAAAGAGAACTCTGCGCTGGTTGCCAAGGAGGCAGTTCTCAAGGAGAAGTTAAACGCCTCGAGTGAAATTCTTGCACGAATTGCAATTGCAAATTTTCAAGGCCATGGCTTTGGTAAAACTGTTGATTTGATGTTTTCAGCAGATCCAACTCAGTATCTGTCAGATGCCTCTGTTTTGGAGATCATCACTCGTGGTTATTCCCAAGAGTTACAAGAATTCACTCGGAATAAACAGAAGGTAGAAGCATCGCGATATGTAGTCTCAGATAAAACGGAACTCTTGAAGAGAGAAAAGTTGCGTTTAAATAAAGAGGTTGCATCCGCAAAGACTGCATTAGCAAAAGCAGAGAAAATCTTAAAGTCGTTAAAGAAAGAAGATAGAGAACGCCTGGCACGCGAAGAGGCCGAACGCGAAGATAAAATCCTCAACGACTCCAAGAAATACGCAGCCAGTTACGCTGGTGACAATTCGCGCGGCTCAATCGCCCTTAAGTATGCGCTAAAACAAATTGGCGATATCTATGTCTGGGCCGCGGCAGGTCCAACCCGTTGGGATTGCAGTGGTTTAACGATGCGGGCATATCAAACAGCGGGAGTTTCGCTGCCTCATTCATCGCGCATTCAAGTCAAATATGGAAAACCAATTTCATATAACGCTCTCAAACCAGGTGATTTGCTCTTCTTTGGTAAGCCAATCAGCCATGTTTCGCTCTATATGGGCGGCGGAAAGATGGTCCAGGCACCACGTCCCGGAAAGCGCGTTGAAGTTGTGAAGTTAACTAAACGCTTTGGATCAAAGCCATTTGTTGGAGCAAGGCGGCTATGA
- a CDS encoding C40 family peptidase — protein sequence MKLSKRFALLTLIAAFTFSSTVTAPISATNHKPTLAQIEAAKKAELAKKKIADEAFKKLAKARGNLKALVQLANAADAKYKRARADLAVAVNQSQQAQASYEVAVAAVAGTHREIGKLAMNAYISGGGLTDLESILSSNGPQDVIDRLSTLDNLGEGNKTALRRFKVAEDIAEAAKIKAEVAKANQAAVTVRVAAAKKEADDARSEQQKEVDKLQAVQDKLQRDLASAKKVRITLEQKRQLAILEETRANEASKTKTQSKIWKGGGPTGVSRIRTTEEQRLKVVEFAKKQVLAGKPYIWGSEGPNAFDCSGLVYAAFKSVGLGWPIWDRLNSSLYYTYTKQIPIAEMQPGDLIFYSYKGTQSTIHHISIYAGNGMM from the coding sequence ATGAAGTTATCCAAACGGTTTGCACTCCTTACCTTAATTGCGGCATTCACATTCTCAAGCACTGTCACCGCTCCAATTTCGGCAACTAACCATAAGCCAACCTTGGCACAGATTGAAGCTGCTAAGAAAGCAGAACTTGCCAAGAAGAAGATCGCAGATGAAGCATTTAAAAAGTTGGCGAAGGCACGTGGAAATTTAAAGGCGCTCGTTCAATTAGCTAACGCCGCCGATGCAAAATATAAGCGCGCTAGGGCCGATCTCGCTGTCGCCGTAAATCAATCACAGCAGGCACAGGCATCATATGAAGTAGCAGTAGCCGCCGTTGCCGGTACGCATCGCGAGATCGGTAAGTTGGCGATGAATGCATATATTTCAGGCGGTGGCTTAACAGATCTCGAATCAATTCTGAGTTCTAACGGACCACAGGATGTAATAGATCGATTATCAACTTTAGATAATTTAGGTGAGGGAAATAAAACTGCGCTAAGACGATTTAAAGTCGCTGAAGATATAGCAGAGGCGGCGAAGATTAAGGCAGAAGTTGCCAAAGCAAATCAAGCTGCAGTGACCGTCCGTGTTGCCGCGGCAAAGAAAGAGGCAGATGATGCCCGTAGCGAGCAGCAGAAAGAAGTTGATAAATTACAGGCTGTTCAAGATAAGTTGCAGCGAGATTTAGCATCAGCGAAGAAAGTTCGCATTACCTTGGAACAGAAGCGACAGTTGGCGATCTTGGAAGAAACGCGCGCTAACGAAGCTAGCAAAACCAAGACGCAGTCAAAAATTTGGAAAGGCGGAGGACCAACTGGCGTCTCCCGGATCAGGACCACGGAAGAACAACGTTTAAAGGTAGTTGAATTTGCTAAGAAACAAGTCTTAGCCGGCAAGCCATATATCTGGGGTAGTGAAGGACCAAATGCCTTTGACTGTTCTGGTCTTGTTTATGCCGCCTTTAAATCGGTTGGACTAGGTTGGCCGATTTGGGATCGCTTAAACTCAAGCCTTTATTACACCTACACAAAACAGATCCCAATTGCAGAGATGCAACCCGGTGATCTAATTTTCTACTCATATAAGGGAACCCAAAGCACCATTCACCATATAAGTATTTACGCTGGAAATGGCATGATGTGA